Proteins co-encoded in one Brassica napus cultivar Da-Ae unplaced genomic scaffold, Da-Ae ScsIHWf_797;HRSCAF=1143, whole genome shotgun sequence genomic window:
- the LOC125605648 gene encoding BTB/POZ domain-containing protein SR1IP1-like, which translates to MSAKKKDLLSSAMKRTSEWISSQEVSSDVTVHVGEASFSLHKFPLLSKCGLFKKLVSESTNDSDATVIKIPDIPGGSEAFELTTKFCYGINFDMSTENIAMLRCASEYLEMTEEHSVENLISRSEAYLNEVALKSLSSAITVLHKSEELLPIAERVKLVSRCIDAIAYMTCQESQFCSPTSNNSNSEVVSKQPVVDWWAEDLTVLRIDSFQRVLIAMMARGFKQYGLGPVLMLYAQKSLRGLEIFGKGTKKIEPKQEHEKRVILETIVSLLPRERNAMSVSFLSMLLRAAIYLETTVACRLDLEKRMGLQLPQAVLDDLLIPSYSFTGEHSLFDTDTVQRILMNYLEFEVEGVRLSNNGVDLAGDMERVGKLMETYLAEIASDRNVSLQKFTGLAELIPEQSRVTEDGMYRAVDIYLKAHPNMSDVERKKVCSLMDCQKLSREACAHAAQNDRLPVQTIVQVLYYEQQRLRGEVTNDSDSPAPPPPQPTATVLPPPKLSSYNDELSKVKRENQDLKLELLKMKMKLKEFEKENNEKKSSTTTTMSSNHSSPRSTASMDKPPLPRKSFINSVSKKLGKLNPFGIPPRGRTKPPKDRRHSIS; encoded by the exons ATgtcagcaaagaagaaagatCTTTTATCCTCAGCCATGAAGAGAACCAGTGAATG GATATCTTCTCAGGAAGTCTCTAGTGATGTCACCGTTCACGTAGGAGAAGCTTCTTTTTCACTGCACAAG TTCCCACTTTTGTCCAAATGTGGGCTTTTCAAAAAACTTGTGTCTGAATCTACAAACGATTCAGATGCTACTGTTATCAAGATCCCAGACATCCCTGGAGGCTCTGAAGCATTCGAGCTAACAACTAAGTTCTGCTACGGTATTAACTTCGATATGAGCACAGAGAACATTGCCATGCTTCGATGTGCATCAGAGTATCTAGAGATGACAGAGGAACACTCTGTAGAAAACCTCATTTCAAGATCCGAAGCTTACTTGAACGAAGTAGCTCTCAAGAGCTTATCGAGTGCCATCACAGTCTTGCACAAGTCAGAGGAGTTGTTGCCCATTGCTGAAAGAGTGAAACTCGTGAGCCGTTGCATCGATGCCATTGCTTATATGACTTGTCAGGAGAGCCAGTTTTGCAGTCCTACGAGTAATAATAGTAACAGTGAGGTTGTGAGCAAGCAGCCTGTGGTTGACTGGTGGGCTGAAGACTTGACTGTTCTTAGGATTGATTCGTTTCAACGTGTCCTGATAGCAATGATGGCTAGAGGGTTTAAGCAGTATGGGCTTGGTCCAGTGCTTATGCTCTATGCTCAGAAATCTCTTCGAGGCCTG GAGATTTTCGGTAAAGGAACCAAGAAGATTGAACCAAAACAAGAACACGAGAAGAGAGTGATTCTCGAAACAATAGTAAGCCTTCTTCCTCGAGAGAGAAACGCAATGTCAGTTAGTTTTCTCTCCATGCTTCTACGTGCAGCTATATACCTAGAAACAACGGTTGCTTGTAGGCTTGACTTAGAGAAGAGAATGGGGTTACAATTGCCACAAGCAGTTCTTGATGATCTCTTGATTCCTTCTTATTCTTTCACTGGAGAACACTCCTTGTTTGATACGGACACTGTTCAGCGCATTCTCATGAACtatcttgagtttgaggttgAAGGAGTCAGGTTAAGCAACAATGGTGTTGATCTTGCCGGTGACATGGAACGTGTTGGTAAACTGATGGAGACTTATTTGGCTGAGATAGCTTCTGATAGGAATGTGAGCTTGCAGAAGTTCACTGGTTTAGCTGAACTTATTCCTGAACAGTCCAGAGTTACTGAAGATGGTATGTATCGAGCCGTCGACATCTACTTGAAG GCGCATCCGAATATGAGTGACGTAGAGAGGAAGAAAGTATGCAGCTTAATGGATTGCCAGAAACTATCACGTGAAGCATGCGCTCATGCAGCTCAGAACGATCGTCTTCCCGTTCAAACCATTGTTCAAGTCCTTTACTATGAACAACAACGCCTACGAGGAGAAGTCACTAACGATTCAGATTCTccagcaccaccaccaccacaaccTACAGCAACTGTTCTTCCACCTCCTAAGCTCAGCTCCTACAACGACGAACTCTCCAAGGTGAAACGCGAGAACCAGGACTTGAAACTGGAACTTCTCAAAATGAAGATGAAGCTTAAAGAGtttgagaaagaaaataatgagaagaaatcatcaacaacaacaaccatgaGCAGCAATCACAGTTCTCCAAGATCAACTGCTTCAATGGATAAGCCTCCATTGCCAAGAAAGTCATTCATAAACTCTGTTTCAAAGAAACTCGGAAAGCTAAACCCTTTTGGCATCCCACCTAGAGGAAGAACCAAACCACCTAAAGATCGGAGACACTCTatttcttga
- the LOC125605643 gene encoding casein kinase II subunit alpha-1-like: MCHSSSPRISSSTSLASELFEGFNVNTKEKCIVKILKPVKKKKIRREIKILQNLCGGPNIVKLFDAVRDQQHSKTPSLIFEYVNSTDFKVLYPTLTDYDIRYYIYELLKALDYCHSQGIMHRDVKPHNVMIDHELRKLRLIDWGLSEFYHPGKEYNVRVASRYMAIFRKEPFFYGHDNQNQLVKIAKVLGTDELNAYLDKYQLELEPQLEALVGRHSRKPWSKFINADNQHLVSPEVYYFNLKEMGSKFPTADDIDKIISAEIPDKTVDPDLYVIVGDCMMHGPCGAAKKDNVCMVNGKCSKMFPKPLNIRTSIDTNGFPAYMRRIDGRFIEKMESD, from the exons ATGTGCCATTCTTCCTCACCTCGAATCTCCTCCTCGACGTCTCTTGCTAGTGAACTGTTCGAGGGATTTAACGTGAACACCAAGGAGAAGTGCATCGTCAAGATCCTCAAGCCTgttaagaaaaagaagataagaAGAGAGATTAAGATACTTCAGAACCTATGCGGTGGGCCGAACATTGTGAAGCTCTTTGATGCTGTTAGAGATCAACAACACTCGAAAACTCCGAGTTTGATATTTGAGTACGTCAACAGCACGGACTTTAAAGTTCTGTACCCTACACTGACTGATTACGACATTCGTTACTACATCTATGAGCTCTTGAAGGCATTGGATTACTGCCACTCGCAAGGGATCATGCACAGAGATGTGAAGCCTCACAATGTTATGATTGACCATGAGCTGCGTAAGCTTCGGCTGATAGATTGGGGTCTTTCTGAGTTTTACCACCCTGGGAAGGAGTACAATGTGCGTGTGGCATCAAGGTATATGGCT ATATTCCGTAAGGAACCTTTCTTCTACGGGCATGACAATCAGAATCAGCTTGTGAAAATCGCCAAG GTACTTGGGACAGATGAGTTGAATGCATATCTAGATAAGTACCAGTTAGAACTTGAACCACAACTTGAAGCACTCGTTGGGCG GCATAGCAGGAAGCCTTGGTCCAAATTCATCAACGCGGACAATCAGCATCTAGTCTCACCCGAGGTTTACTATTTTAACTTAAAGGAAATGG GATCAAAATTTCCAACAGCCGATGATATAGATAAGATTATTTCCGCTGAAATACCAGACAAGACAGTAGATCCAGACCTGTATGTGATCGTTGGGGATTGTATGATGCATGGTCCTTGCGGTGCAGCAAAGAAGGATAATGTATGTATGGTTAACGGTAAATGTTCTAAGATGTTTCCGAAACCTCTCAACATCAGGACATCGATTGACACAAATGGATTTCCAGCTTACATGCGTCGGATTGATGGTAGGTTCATTGAGAAAATGGAATCAGATTAG
- the LOC125605649 gene encoding ATP-dependent DNA helicase pif1-like, whose translation MQTNSAFARKWSPGSDRAELVKAVKLIVWDEAPMMSRYCFETLDRTMRDIIRSCEDKPFGGKVVVFGGDFRQILPVIPGGGRAETILAALNSSYLWEHCKVLKLTKNMRLLAGLTDDAAKELQSFSNWILDIGDGKINLPNDGQVEIDIPSDLLIQNSGEDPIETMAKEVYGQAFQTSTDKDLYRHRVILTPTNDEVDKINDYMLSQLSGNMFYHLFLCSTNFVHITKQTDLHMLSGEEKVYLSSDSIIPSDVDIEENVVYPAEFLNSVEVAGLPRHCLKLKVGAPIMCLRNMDVADGLCNGTRLIVTQLLPHVIEGRIITGNKIAGHPVWIPRMFVTPPDTKFPFRMRRRQFPVTLAFAMTINKSQGQTLESVGLFLPRPVFSHGQLYVALSRVKSRSGLKILITGKEGKMQTKTLNVVYKQVFQNIP comes from the coding sequence ATGCAGACGAATTCAGCATTTGCAAGAAAATGGAGCCCAGGATCAGATCGTGCAGAATTAGTTAAAGCGGTAAAGTTAATTGTATGGGATGAGGCGCCTATGATGAGCAGATACTGTTTCGAGACGTTGGATCGCACTATGCGTGATATTATAAGATCTTGTGAAGACAAACCTTTTGGGGGTAAAGTTGTTGTTTTCGGTGGAGATTTCAGACAGATTTTACCGGTTATACCTGGAGGTGGTAGAGCAGAGACTATTTTGGCGGCTCTGAATTCGTCATATCTTTGGGAGCACTGCAAAGTTCTGAAGCTAACAAAAAACATGAGATTGCTGGCTGGTCTTACTGATGATGCAGCAAAAGAGCTTCAATCCTTCTCAAATTGGATTTTGGATATAGGagatggaaaaataaatttgccTAACGACGGTCAAGTTGAGATTGACATCCCTTCTGATTTGCTGATACAAAATAGTGGAGAAGACCCTATTGAGACTATGGCAAAAGAGGTTTATGGACAAGCTTTTCAAACTTCTACAGATAAGGATTTGTATAGACATCGAGTCATTCTTACTCCCACAAATGATGAAGTggataaaataaatgattacatgctttcgcagttgtcaGGTAACATGTTTTATCATTTATTCTTATGTTCAACTAACTTTGTACATATCACTAAACAAACGGATTTACATATGCTTTCAGGAGAAGAGAAGGTTTACCTTAGCTCTGACAGTATTATCCCATCCGATgttgacatagaagaaaatGTCGTATATCCTGCAGAGTTTTTGAACAGTGTTGAAGTGGCTGGACTGCCTAGACATTGCTTGAAGCTCAAGGTTGGTGCTCCTATCATGTGTCTTCGTAACATGGATGTTGCAGATGGTTTATGTAATGGTACTAGGCTAATTGTTACTCAGTTACTGCCCCATGTGATAGAAGGTAGAATTATAACCGGAAACAAAATTGCTGGACATCCGGTTTGGATCCCTAGAATGTTTGTCACACCACCTGACACCAAGTTCCCCTTCAGAATGCGTCGAAGACAGTTTCCAGTTACTTTGGCTTTCGCGATGACCATCAACAAAAGTCAAGGTCAAACACTGGAAAGTGTTGGGTTGTTTCTGCCTAGGCCAGTGTTCTCTCATGGTCAGCTCTACGttgcactttcaagagttaagtcgagatctggattaaaaatcctaataactggtaaagaagggaAAATGCAGACAAAAAcattgaatgttgtctacaaacaagtttttcagaatattCCATAG